TTATTCTCCCGGTCTGCCCAATTATTAAGGTTGACCTTCTGTGATAAAAAGATGCAATTCATAAGCTCTGTCTCCCCCCGCACGAAATCCTCAGCGAACGCGATACAGGTCGGCGCGCCGCAACAACCGCAATCGATCTGTGGAAGTTTCTGGTAGACTTTATTTTTCTCTTTCATTCTCTTGATGGAGGTCACAAGGTCACCGTCGAAGTATTTCGTCGGACGGGGCAATACAGGATTTTCAAGGTTATAGTATCCGTTTTTGTATTGGTCTATGATCTTTCTTTCATCGAGATCAGCTATATTCTCGTAGAGTGATTTCTGCTTGTAGCTGTTCGATCTTGCGATGTACGGGTTTTCCGGAGCAAAAGGTCCACCCACGCAACCCTGCATGCATGTCAGGGCTTCAACGAAATTGACATTCCTCAGGCGTGAGTTCTCGATATCATCGAAGATCTTCATCACGTGATCGACTCCAGTGACAACCAGCCTGTTCCCGATCCTCGATGACCAGTTTTTGCCGGCAAAAGTCGTAAAATCGGCGGAAAAATAAAAATCATCCGGCACCATGCTTATATCGAATGTTTCCTTAATTCCGATAACATGTGGAAACAGGAGTGAGTAGACGTCATTCATCGATACAGTTCCATCGAACCAGGATCTGGCCTTTTCTGCAGGCTGTTTGATCGAGACTATCTTTGCCGGGCAGGGAGATATATATACAACGGCGATATCATCAGGATCCATGCCCAGTTCGATCGGCAGGTTTTCTTTTATCTCTCGAGCTGTTATTTCCCTTGGAGCGTCGAGTGTGACGACAAGCTCGACCAGGTCGGGATATTTGACCTGGATCAGCCGGACAGTGGCGGGGCAGTGCGATGATATCCTTGGCAATCGACCCTTGAAATCATCCATATACTTCTCAATTACGACCGATAATGTGTCTGATGCAAAAAAGATGTCGACGACCTTATCGAATCCGAGTTGTTTTAATGCCATATGAATGATGTACGGATGGATCGATGGCTCGAACTGTGAATAAAGTACGGGCGATGGTATCGCGACCTTGTACTTGTATTTCTTGAGTCCTTCGAATATATCGGAGATCGCAACGACCGCTTTGCTTGGGCAGACAGATATGCACGTGCCGCAATCGACGCAGAGTTCATCGGCTATAACGGCTTTCCCCCTGATGACCCGTATTGCCTCTGCCGGACATCGTCGCATACAGGTCATATGTCCCATACACTTTTCGCGAATTACCCTGTGAGCATGAAAGTATTTGATCATCTCTTAAACTTTCCGGATCCTGTCATTCGACATAGAACTTTATCGCGAGCCTGGTTCCCACTCCTACAACACTCTTTATCTCGAGTTTGTCGGAGTTCTTGTCGATATTAGGTAATCCCATTCCCGACCCGAACCCAAGAGCCCTCATCTCCTCGGTGGCAGTCGTATACCCGTTCTGCATCGCCTTGTCGATGTCGGGGATCCCTTTCCCCTCGTCATCGAGAATCACTTCGACTAATGTGGGGGATACCATCAGGCCCACTTTCGCCCTCCTGGCATGCATCACTACATTCATTTCTGCCTCATAAGTCGAGATGGCGATTCTCCTGATAAAAACCGGATCAAACCCGATTTTTTTTAAAATCGATTTTATTGAAGTAGAAACCATTCCAGCGCCCGCGAAATCGTTTCCTTCTATCAGGAAATCCTGACTCAGAAGCATCTTGTCCGCATTCTGTCTGCCTTTGGATGGAGAAGATGCTTTTGGTTTTATTTCTCTGGCCGTGTTGATTCTGATACAGGCGTCAAACATATCCATTTCCGACGAGAGCAGGACCATCTGATGGTCCCTGGCGAATTTCTCGGATCCGTCCTTTGGTTTCTTGCCTCTGATGAATACTACTCCTTTGAATTCCGCCATATGAGCTGATATAACAGCCTGCCTCGTAGCCAGCCCGGTAACCAGGATCGATTCGGGTTGACCGAATGCCAGAACATCACTCATGAGATCGGAGGCATAGACATACATGATATCGGAATCGAGTCTGCTCTCGCCTTCGAGAACCGATGCTTCCAGAGCATTTTTTATCGATCTGATATCCAACGGGCCCCTTCCTCACCCCGGGACAGGCGATATTACTCAGAGCAAACAGTCATGGCTTGAATAGTGAAACAGCAATAACACAAAACCGATCAGTTATTGTCCAAGACCCAATCCGTAAAATTTACCGATAATCTCGAATGTAGGTAGCTCGGTAGACAATAGTGCTATTCCATGTTTCGAGGCGAGATCGACAGTCTCCTTCGGGATCGCCTTGCCACTCGTAATAATCACTGCCGACACATCTACAAGATTTGCCGCAGGTATGATACTTTTGTGAGTCTGAATTGTCAGCCAGATGTTGCCCGATTTAGCTCCTGCCATTACGTCACTGACCATGTCGGAAACAAAAACACCGCTTATTTCACGGTCATCGAACTCGATCAGCGATTTAAGGCTTGTCTTCTCAACCAATTCTTTTACAGTCACAAAATCCCTCCCGAATCTATCTCCTTATCAGATTAACGACTTAAAACAAAGATTCTCTCTCTGTAACCTCCTGCTGGGAAAGCATTCCTATGTCATGAATAAGCTCACCTTTGCATCTTGAAATATCGTTTATCAGATCAGAGGTAACTACCTTGATCCTGGAACGTCCTGTATCTCTTCTCTGGTTAAAATAATCAGTAAGTATCTCAAGCTTTTCCTGAGGAATCCGGGTTTGCGCATTTTGAGGCAAAAAGCCGAAAGCCACGATAAGCCATGTCTTATCAGCTTCCAGTTTATTCTGCAGGATCGCGACATCGCAATCATGCTGGCATTCGGTGCAATGCAGAAGTCCCATCAGATCATGAAAATCTACAACCTGGCTACACTCGGTGCAGCGTAGATCCAGCCTGATGAATTGAGCTGTTTCGACACAGCTCCAGAAACAATTTTCTTCACGGTATTCAATCCCGATTGCAGGTGGAGATCCTTCACAGAAGTATGTCCTTACCCCATTGCAGTGAAAGCACTTTTCGAAAACGATGAATCCGAATCGGACATCCCACATCTCCCACTGATGTTGACACTCGGCCATCAAGCTTCCCCCTTTCCGCACCATAAAAAGATGTGTCTGAGAATAAACAATTCCTTACGATAATCACTTATCAGCCAAGGATGCGAATATAAAGCTGATGTTATTTAAGCATAATATAGATATTTCGTCAAAAGGTATTTTTAATATCTCTATGCCGCTGGCGATAAGATTTTAAATATATAAAATAAGATATAGTTGTTTTACCCGAAAGCTCCATCCTGGCGCCGGAAGGGTTCCAGGCTAAAGATATTCCGAAAATATCCGATATTGTCAATAGCCGGGAATTGGTGATTTGATTTCCCATGGCCATGGGTGTGGGAAACATCTTCTGGGGTAAGCATCAGGACTCATCCCGGGATACTTGGAATTGAAATGGTCATGGAAGGCGTGAACGTCCAGCAGATGAAGACTCCGATAAGATCGAAAACTGAGCCCACTTCATGGTTCAAGACAGCAAGATGGAAACTGCCATCTACAATATTGGCCGGGATAGCTATAATAATTCTGGCCACCTGGATCATTATGGCTATATTCCCCGGCTGGAGTCAAAGCTCGATGCTGTTTCATTCCAGTCTGGAGGTTGCCGGGGCTGTACTTGGTATGGTTTTAGCGATATTCGTCCTGCTTCCTCAGCAGAAAGTCCTGACTTCAAGAAGGATGTGGATCGCCTGCGCGTTCATCGCTACAGGTATTCTCGATGTATTCCACAGTGTTGTCCTGTTGAATAATCTATATATATGGTTGCGCAGCCTGTCCATGTTTACAGGTGGGATCCTTCTGGCAATGGTATTGTTCCCTGATCGAGAGGTCTCAAAGAAAACCACATTCATCACACTCTTCGCCATCATATCAGGCACATTGCTTGTAGGCAGTTACTCGATGCATTACCCTCAAATTCTTCCAGTCATGGAAGAACATGGGGGTTTTACACATATAGCAAAATTGATGAATATCCTTGGTGCCAGCCTGGCCGTCCTTGCCGGTTCCAGTTTTGTCATTCAATATCGCAGAGCTGGAAGGTCGCAGGATCAGCTTCCCTTGATCTTGTGCCTGCTGCTGGCTACATCCGACATTATCTTCTTAACCTCTTCCATCTGGAATGCAGCCGGATGGCTCTGGCAGATAGTCTGCTTCACAGGTTATTGTTTTGCTTTCTCGGTGATTGTGTTTGGCAATATGCGGACGGAGAAAAGACTTCATGATAGTGAGAAAAAATACAGGAAATATGTGGAAAGTTCTCCGATCGGCATATTTGTCGCGAATTCCAGTGGCAGGTATATAGATGTAAACGAAGCTGCCTGTCAGATGACAGGGTATTCACGTGGTGAATTACTCGAATTGTCGATTGTTGATATATCCTCGACGAACAGATCTTCCGACAAAGTGGAATCTTTTGAAAATCTCAAGAAAACAGGCAGAATACAACAGAAAGTCCTTATTCGTAAAAAGGATGGCACAGACATTCAAATATTGATCGAGGCTGTCGCCCTTCCGGATGATTGTTTTATGGCGCTTTGTTCAGATGTAAGCGAGCTGGAGTCGATAAGGGAGAATCTGGACGAGGTTCAGTTACATCTGAAGTCCGTCCTCGATAATTCACCCATAGTATTGTGGGCGACTGACAGCGACGGGATAATCACCGTTTCTGAAGGGGGTGGGTTGCAGAGCTTCGGATTGAACCCGGGTCAGCTTGTCGACAAATCAATATTAGAGGTCTACAATAACAGCCCTGACCTGGTTTCTATGATCGAGCGCGGACTGGCCGGCGAAGAATTCTCCTATACGACGTGGGGCAATGAGCAGGCCTTGGAACATTTCATCAGACCAAGGAACAATAAAAATGGTGATGTTCTCGGGATCGTCGGAGTCTCGACCGACATTACCGAACGCAGGATAACTGAGAAGGAACGTGAAAAACTTCTCAACGCCACAAAGGAGCGCGTCAAGGAGCTTAAAGGGCTGTACGAAATAGCCCAGATAGTAAATGAACAATTCTCACTGGAAACTCTGTGCCAGAGTGTCTCGACTATTATCCCTTCTGCCTGGCAGTATCCCGGGATAACACGTTGTCGTTTGATCTTTGGCGGGCATGAGTATGATTCCGAACCATTCGAGCCGACCATATGGAAGATGGATACTTGTATCCAGATCTTTGGAGAAAAGCGCGGTGTCATAGAAGTATACAGCCTGGAAGAAAGTTCGGATCCAGACAGGGAGGTTTTCCTTGCCGAGGAAAGTGAACTGCTCGACGCTATCTCCAATATGCTGGGGGCGGCGATTGAGCGCAAACAGGTAGAGATGGAGCTGCGGGAGCAGGTCGATTTCACAAACAGACTCACAATGATGGTACCATTCGGCATTACACTCATTGATGCAAAGGACATGGAGATCACCATGGTGAACAGAGTAGCTGCTGGAATTATCGGGCTACCGCCACAGGAGATCATTGGACGGAAATGTTATGAATTAATTTGCTCGAACAAGGAGATGTGTGTTTTATCGAAAATTGTAAATGAAACCTACACTGTGGAGAGTAGCATCATTAACAGCAGCGGAGATCCAGTCCCCATTATTAAAACTGCTGCCACAATCAGGCTGAATCAAAGAGAGTGTATTCTTGACTGCTTTGTGGATATTTCCGAGAAAAAGAAATCTGAATATAAAGCGAATCAACTGGCAGAAATTGTAGAAAAGGCTGACGAAGGGATCGCCATCGCGAATCTGGACGGCGAAATACAATACGCGAATCAGGAATGGGTCAGACTGCACGGTTATGAGAGCGGTGCCCAGTTGAAGGGCGAGCATTGGAGCATCTTCCATTCGGAGAAACAGATGAGGGAAGAAATCCTTCCGTTCAACGAAATAGTCATGCAATGTGGACACCTTACGGGCGAAGCCGGACATATGCGAAAAGACGGCACAATATTCGAAGCCTTGAATACGGTCACCTTGCTTAAAGACGAAAAGGGTGTTCCACATACTTTGGTAAACTTCACGCAGGATATAACCGGCCGCAAGGTTATCGAAAACGAACTGGAACAATCACGCAAGTTCAACGCTGTGGGGCAGCTTGCGGCGGGCATTGCTCATGAAGTAAATACTCCCATCCAGTATGTGGGAGATAATACAAGATTTCTGGGTGAATCGTTTCAAGCTCTATCAGCTGTATTGGGAATGTATGAGGAACTCAGAGAAGCAACAGAACATGGTGAAGTCTCTCCCGAGCTTGTCGAGAGAGTCGCGGCTGCGGTAGAGGATGCGGATGTGCCCTACCTGATGGAAGAGATACCTCTGGCACTCAGGCAAACGATAGAAGGTATAGACCATGTCTCGAAGATCGTCCTGGCTATGAAGGAATTCTCCCACCCGGGCAGTGAGGATATGGAAATCGGGGATATAAACAAGATACTCGAGACTACCATCACACTGTCTCGTAATGAATGGAAGTATACTGCCGATCTGAAGACCTCACTTGACCCTGAACTACCCGGGATATATTGCCTTCCCACCGAGATGAGCCAGGTTTTTCTGAACATCATTTTGAACGCGGCTCATGCTGTCGGTGAAAAGAACGCTGACACCGGTACCAAAGGAGTCATTACAGTCAAGACCTGTCTGAAGGACAGCTTTGTAAAGATTCAAATAGAGGATGATGGCCCGGGTGTCCCCGGAAATATTCGTGATCGTGTGATGGAGCCATTCTTTACGACTAAAGAAGTAGGTAAGGGCAGTGGCCAGGGACTGGCTATCGCACGTTCTGTAGTCGTAGACAAGCATGGGGGGAAGTTTACTTTTAATACCGAAGAGGGCAAGGGCACTGTATTTACTATCCAATTGCCATTTACAGAGAAAATGACTCCAGAAACAGTCAGATGATCCATCCGCGTTTATTCTTCACGGACTACCAGCTTGAATCCCTTGCCGCGTACGTTTTCTATCTCGACGCGGGGGTCGTCGACGAGGTGTTTCCGCAGTTTCGATATGTAGACGTCCATGCTGCGCGACGTGAAATACCCCTGCTCACCCCAGACTCTGCCCAGGGCGACTTCCCTGTCGAGAATCGCATTTTTGTGGGTACAAAGCAGCATGAGAAGGTCGGCTTCCTTGTCGGTAAGTTTCCTGGTCGATTTATTAATGGTCAGTTCGTGACGACTGTGGTCGAAAGTGAACGCGCCGATCTCAAACTTTGTCCGGGAAGGATCCCCGTCGACGGATACTCCCGTTCTGCGGAGTACCGCCTGTATCCGAAGTATCAGTTCCTCCATGCTGAATGGTTTGGCAAGATAGTCATCCCCGCCGATTTTGAAACCCTCGATCCTGTCCTCTTTCAATGATCTTGCAGTGAGGAAGATGATGGGGGTCGTCTGATCTTTTTCCCTGATCTCCCTCGCGAGCGTGAACCCGTCTTTCTGTGGCATCATGACATCGAAAAGGCAGAGATCAAAATGACCTTCATGAAAGGCCGCTTTAGCCTGGATTCCGTCAACACACCTCACCACTTCATATCCCTGACGCTCGAGTGATTCCTCGAGGACAAATCCCAGGTTGTCATCGTCTTCGGCCAGTAATATTCGTGTTTTTTCCATCAGTCTCTCATTCCAGTGCATGTCGGCAGGAGGGCGACCCTGATCTTTCAGGTCGAGGCGCCACCGGCCTTGCTTTGAAATCGTTTCGGGAGGTTGATCCTGAAGCTGGAACCCTTTCCCTGCGAGCTGCTGACTATTATGGAGCCGCCATGCGCTTCCACGATGAGTCTGACATAGCTCAATCCGAGACCGAATCCTTTCACATCATGCAGGTCTCCCGTGCTGATCCTGAAATAACGGTCGAAGATGTGCCGAAGATCCTCATTTTTTATTCCGATCCCGTTGTC
The sequence above is drawn from the Candidatus Latescibacterota bacterium genome and encodes:
- a CDS encoding response regulator transcription factor → MMEKTRILLAEDDDNLGFVLEESLERQGYEVVRCVDGIQAKAAFHEGHFDLCLFDVMMPQKDGFTLAREIREKDQTTPIIFLTARSLKEDRIEGFKIGGDDYLAKPFSMEELILRIQAVLRRTGVSVDGDPSRTKFEIGAFTFDHSRHELTINKSTRKLTDKEADLLMLLCTHKNAILDREVALGRVWGEQGYFTSRSMDVYISKLRKHLVDDPRVEIENVRGKGFKLVVREE
- a CDS encoding 4Fe-4S binding protein, whose product is MIKYFHAHRVIREKCMGHMTCMRRCPAEAIRVIRGKAVIADELCVDCGTCISVCPSKAVVAISDIFEGLKKYKYKVAIPSPVLYSQFEPSIHPYIIHMALKQLGFDKVVDIFFASDTLSVVIEKYMDDFKGRLPRISSHCPATVRLIQVKYPDLVELVVTLDAPREITAREIKENLPIELGMDPDDIAVVYISPCPAKIVSIKQPAEKARSWFDGTVSMNDVYSLLFPHVIGIKETFDISMVPDDFYFSADFTTFAGKNWSSRIGNRLVVTGVDHVMKIFDDIENSRLRNVNFVEALTCMQGCVGGPFAPENPYIARSNSYKQKSLYENIADLDERKIIDQYKNGYYNLENPVLPRPTKYFDGDLVTSIKRMKEKNKVYQKLPQIDCGCCGAPTCIAFAEDFVRGETELMNCIFLSQKVNLNNWADRENNQ
- a CDS encoding anti-sigma regulatory factor, which gives rise to MSQDFLIEGNDFAGAGMVSTSIKSILKKIGFDPVFIRRIAISTYEAEMNVVMHARRAKVGLMVSPTLVEVILDDEGKGIPDIDKAMQNGYTTATEEMRALGFGSGMGLPNIDKNSDKLEIKSVVGVGTRLAIKFYVE
- a CDS encoding PAS domain S-box protein, translated to MVMEGVNVQQMKTPIRSKTEPTSWFKTARWKLPSTILAGIAIIILATWIIMAIFPGWSQSSMLFHSSLEVAGAVLGMVLAIFVLLPQQKVLTSRRMWIACAFIATGILDVFHSVVLLNNLYIWLRSLSMFTGGILLAMVLFPDREVSKKTTFITLFAIISGTLLVGSYSMHYPQILPVMEEHGGFTHIAKLMNILGASLAVLAGSSFVIQYRRAGRSQDQLPLILCLLLATSDIIFLTSSIWNAAGWLWQIVCFTGYCFAFSVIVFGNMRTEKRLHDSEKKYRKYVESSPIGIFVANSSGRYIDVNEAACQMTGYSRGELLELSIVDISSTNRSSDKVESFENLKKTGRIQQKVLIRKKDGTDIQILIEAVALPDDCFMALCSDVSELESIRENLDEVQLHLKSVLDNSPIVLWATDSDGIITVSEGGGLQSFGLNPGQLVDKSILEVYNNSPDLVSMIERGLAGEEFSYTTWGNEQALEHFIRPRNNKNGDVLGIVGVSTDITERRITEKEREKLLNATKERVKELKGLYEIAQIVNEQFSLETLCQSVSTIIPSAWQYPGITRCRLIFGGHEYDSEPFEPTIWKMDTCIQIFGEKRGVIEVYSLEESSDPDREVFLAEESELLDAISNMLGAAIERKQVEMELREQVDFTNRLTMMVPFGITLIDAKDMEITMVNRVAAGIIGLPPQEIIGRKCYELICSNKEMCVLSKIVNETYTVESSIINSSGDPVPIIKTAATIRLNQRECILDCFVDISEKKKSEYKANQLAEIVEKADEGIAIANLDGEIQYANQEWVRLHGYESGAQLKGEHWSIFHSEKQMREEILPFNEIVMQCGHLTGEAGHMRKDGTIFEALNTVTLLKDEKGVPHTLVNFTQDITGRKVIENELEQSRKFNAVGQLAAGIAHEVNTPIQYVGDNTRFLGESFQALSAVLGMYEELREATEHGEVSPELVERVAAAVEDADVPYLMEEIPLALRQTIEGIDHVSKIVLAMKEFSHPGSEDMEIGDINKILETTITLSRNEWKYTADLKTSLDPELPGIYCLPTEMSQVFLNIILNAAHAVGEKNADTGTKGVITVKTCLKDSFVKIQIEDDGPGVPGNIRDRVMEPFFTTKEVGKGSGQGLAIARSVVVDKHGGKFTFNTEEGKGTVFTIQLPFTEKMTPETVR
- a CDS encoding serine kinase, with translation MTVKELVEKTSLKSLIEFDDREISGVFVSDMVSDVMAGAKSGNIWLTIQTHKSIIPAANLVDVSAVIITSGKAIPKETVDLASKHGIALLSTELPTFEIIGKFYGLGLGQ